A window of the Gossypium arboreum isolate Shixiya-1 chromosome 2, ASM2569848v2, whole genome shotgun sequence genome harbors these coding sequences:
- the LOC108466936 gene encoding protein EXPORTIN 1A isoform X1: MAAERLRDLSQPIDVSLLDATVAAFYGTGSKQERAHADQILRDLQNNPDMWLQVVHILQQTKSLNTKFFALQVLEGVIKYRWNALPVEQRDGMKNYISEVIVQLSSNEASFRAERLYVNKLNIILVQILKHDWPARWRSFIPDLVAAAKTSETICENCMAILKLLSEEVFDFSRGEMTQQKIKELKQSLNSEFQLIHELCLYVLSASQRTELIRATLSTLHAFLSWIPLGYIFESTLLETLPKFFPVPSYRNLTLQCLTEVAALNFGDYYNVQYVKMYNIFVVQLQTILPPTTDIPEAYAHGTSEEQAFIQNLALFFTSFYKFHIRVLETVQENISALLVGLEYLINISYVDDTEVFKVCLDYWNSLVLELFDANHNMDNPAVTANMMGLQVPLLPGLVDGLGAQLLQRRQLYAGTMSKLRMLMICRMAKPEEVLIVEDENGNIVRETMKDNDVLVQYKIMRETLIYLSHLDHEDTEKQMLKKLSKQLSGEDWTWNNLNTLCWAIGSISGSMMEEQENRFLVMVIRDLLNLCEITKGKDNKAVIASNIMYVVGQYPRFLRAHWKFLKTVVNKLFEFMHETHPGVQDMACDTFLKIVQKCKRKFVIVQVGENEPFVSELLSALATTVADLEPHQIHSFYESVGHMIQAESDPHKRNEYLQRLMELPNQKWGEIIGQARQSVDFLKDQDVIRTVLNILQTNTSVASSLGTHFLSQISLIFLDMLNVYRMYSELISSSIAEGGPYASKTSYVKLLRSVKRETLKLIETFLDKAEDQPQIGKQFVPPMMDPVLGDYARNLPDARESEVLSLFATIINKYKVAMIDDVPRLFEAVFQCTLEMITKNFEDYPEHRLKFFSLLRAIATHCFAALIRLSSQQLKLVMDSIIWAFRHTERNIAETGLNLLLEMLKNFQASEFCNQFYRTYFLSIEQEIFAVLTDTFHKPGFKLHVLVLQHLFCLVESGLLTEPLWDAATVPYPYPNNGMFVREYTIKLLSTSFPNMTAAEVSQFVNGLFDSRNDLSTFKNHIRDFLVQSKEFSAQDNKDLYAEEAALQRERERQRMLSIPGLIAPNEIQDEMLDS; the protein is encoded by the exons ATGGCGGCTGAGAGGCTTAGGGATTTGAGTCAGCCGATTGATGTTTCCTTGCTTGACGCCACCGTTGCTGCCTTTTACGGCACCGGATCTAAACAAGAG AGAGCACATGCTGATCAGATCTTGCGAGATCTGCAAAATAATCCAGATATGTGGCTTCAAGTTGTGCACATCTTGCAGCAGACAAAGAGCCTTAATACCAAGTTTTTTGCCTTGCAG GTTCTTGAAGGTGTCATCAAGTATAGATGGAATGCCTTGCCTGTTGAGCAGCGAGATGGAATGAAAAATTACATTTCTGAAGTCATTGTACAG TTGTCAAGCAATGAGGCATCCTTTCGAGCAGAAAGGCTGTATGTCAACAAGCTGAATATCATATTGGTTCAG ATTCTAAAACATGATTGGCCAGCTAGATGGCGAAGCTTCATTCCTGATCTTGTTGCAGCAGCAAAAACTAGTGAAACAATATGTGAAAATTGCATGGCGATACTGAAA CTTCTAAGTGAAGAAGTTTTTGATTTCTCAAGGGGTGAAATGACTCAACAAAAGATCAAAGAGCTTAAACAATCTCTAAATAG TGAGTTTCAACTCATTCATGAGTTATGCTTATACGTATTATCAGCTTCGCAAAGAACAGAACTTATACGGGCTACACTGTCCACCTTACATGCGTTTCTTTCGTGGATTCCTCTGGGCTATATATTTGAATCAACTTTG CTGGAAACACTCCCAAAGTTTTTCCCTGTACCATCATACCGGAATCTTACCCTCCAATGCCTAACAGag GTTGCTGCCTTAAATTTTGGGGACTACTATAACGTGCAATATGTTAAGATGTACAATATATTTGTGGTCCAGTTGCAG ACTATTCTCCCACCCACTACAGACATCCCTGAGGCTTATGCACATGGAACCAGTGAGGAACAG GCATTCATTCAGAATTTGGCACTATTCTTCACTTCATTCTACAAG TTTCACATTCGGGTGCTAGAGACTGTGCAAGAAAATATTTCTGCACTGTTAGTGGGTCTGGAATACCTTATCAACATATCTTATGTGGATGATACAGAGGTCTTTAAG GTTTGCTTGGACTATTGGAACTCCTTGGTCTTGGAGCTGTTTGATGCAAATCATAACATGGATAATCCTGCTGTAACTGCAAACATGATGGGACTGCAG GTGCCTTTGCTTCCTGGCCTGGTCGATGGCCTTGGTGCCCAGCTTCTGCAACGAAGGCAACTTTATGCTGGTACAATGTCAAAGTTGAGAATGCTCATGATTTGCCGTATGGCTAAGCCTGAGGAGGTTTTGATAGTTGAGGATGAGAATGGCAATATCGTTCGAGAGACGATGAAAGATAATGATGTTCTTGTTCAGTATAAG ATTATGAGGGAGACATTGATCTATTTGTCTCACTTAGATCATGAGGATACTGAAAAGCAG ATGCTAAAGAAATTAAGTAAGCAATTGAGTGGTGAGGATTGGACTTGGAACAACTTGAACACATTATGTTGGGCAATAGGATCTATTTCTGGTTCCATGATGGAAGAACAG GAAAACAGGTTTCTGGTGATGGTCATTCGTGATTTGCTGAATTTGTGTGAAATCACTAAAGGGAAAGACAATAAAGCTGTTATTGCTAGTAACATTAT GTATGTGGTTGGACAATATCCAAGGTTTTTAAGGGCGCACTGGAAGTTCCTTAAAACTGTAGTTAATAAGTTGTTCGAATTCATGCATGAAACCCATCCAGGAGTTCAG GATATGGCCTGCGATACATTCTTGAAGATTGTTCAGAAATGCAAGCGAAAATTTGTGATTGTGCAG GTTGGAGAAAATGAACCATTTGTATCTGAACTTCTATCTGCTCTTGCAACCACCGTTGCTGATCTAGAGCCTCATCAGATTCATTCATTTTATGAATCA gttGGTCATATGATTCAAGCAGAATCTGACCCCCATAAGAGGAATGAATACTTGCAGAGACTGATGGAACTCCCCAACCAG AAATGGGGTGAAATTATTGGGCAGGCACGTCAAAGTGTCGACTTCCTTAAAGACCAGGATGTGATAAGAACTGTGTTGAACATATTGCAg ACAAATACTAGTGTTGCCAGTTCTCTTGGAACACACTTCTTATCTCAGATTTCTTTGATCTTCCTAGACATGCTCAATGTATACAG AATGTACAGCGAGCTTATATCAAGTAGTATTGCAGAAGGTGGACCGTATGCATCAAAAACATCCTATGTGAAACTTCTACG ATCTGTTAAGAGGGAGACTCTAAAGCTCATTGAAACATTTTTGGACAAGGCAGAAGATCAACCACAAATTGGGAAACAATTTGTGCCTCCAATGATGGATCCAGTTCTTGGTGACTATGCTAGGAATTTGCCTGATGCTAGAGAATCTGAAGTTCTTTCACTTTTTGCCACAATAATAAACAA GTATAAAGTTGCAATGATAGATGATGTTCCCCGTCTATTTGAAGCTGTTTTTCAGTGCACACTGGAG ATGATAACCAAAAATTTCGAAGATTACCCAGAACATCGCCTCAAATTCTTTTCACTGCTTCGTGCCATTGCTACTCATTGTTTTGCTGCACTTATACGGTTATCAAGTCAG CAATTAAAGCTTGTTATGGATTCAATCATTTGGGCATTCCGGCATACAGAGAGGAATATTGCAGAAACTGGTCTAAATCTTCTATTGGAGATGCTAAAAAACTTTCAG GCTTCTGAATTTTGCAACCAGTTCTACCGAACATACTTTTTGTCAATTGAGCAAGAAATATTTGCCGTCTTGACAGACACATTTCACAAACCTGGCTTCAAGTTGCATGTCTTGGTTTTGCAGCACCTGTTCTGCCTG GTTGAGAGTGGTTTGTTGACTGAGCCATTGTGGGATGCTGCTACGGTTCCATATCCATATCCAAACAATGGAATGTTTGTTCGTGAATACACGATAAAGCTTCTGAGTACATCATTCCCCAACATGACTGCTGCTGAG GTTTCTCAATTTGTGAATGGATTATTTGACTCGAGAAATGATTTGTCCACTTTTAAAAATCACATACGGGACTTCCTTGTGCAATCAAAAGAATTTTCAGCTCAG GACAATAAAGATCTCTATGCAGAAGAAGCTGCCCTACAGAGGGAAAGAGAGCGACAACGGATGCTTTCTATCCCAGGGCTTATTGCCCCAAATGAGATACAAGATGAGATGTTGGATTcgtag
- the LOC108466936 gene encoding protein EXPORTIN 1A isoform X2: protein MWLQVVHILQQTKSLNTKFFALQVLEGVIKYRWNALPVEQRDGMKNYISEVIVQLSSNEASFRAERLYVNKLNIILVQILKHDWPARWRSFIPDLVAAAKTSETICENCMAILKLLSEEVFDFSRGEMTQQKIKELKQSLNSEFQLIHELCLYVLSASQRTELIRATLSTLHAFLSWIPLGYIFESTLLETLPKFFPVPSYRNLTLQCLTEVAALNFGDYYNVQYVKMYNIFVVQLQTILPPTTDIPEAYAHGTSEEQAFIQNLALFFTSFYKFHIRVLETVQENISALLVGLEYLINISYVDDTEVFKVCLDYWNSLVLELFDANHNMDNPAVTANMMGLQVPLLPGLVDGLGAQLLQRRQLYAGTMSKLRMLMICRMAKPEEVLIVEDENGNIVRETMKDNDVLVQYKIMRETLIYLSHLDHEDTEKQMLKKLSKQLSGEDWTWNNLNTLCWAIGSISGSMMEEQENRFLVMVIRDLLNLCEITKGKDNKAVIASNIMYVVGQYPRFLRAHWKFLKTVVNKLFEFMHETHPGVQDMACDTFLKIVQKCKRKFVIVQVGENEPFVSELLSALATTVADLEPHQIHSFYESVGHMIQAESDPHKRNEYLQRLMELPNQKWGEIIGQARQSVDFLKDQDVIRTVLNILQTNTSVASSLGTHFLSQISLIFLDMLNVYRMYSELISSSIAEGGPYASKTSYVKLLRSVKRETLKLIETFLDKAEDQPQIGKQFVPPMMDPVLGDYARNLPDARESEVLSLFATIINKYKVAMIDDVPRLFEAVFQCTLEMITKNFEDYPEHRLKFFSLLRAIATHCFAALIRLSSQQLKLVMDSIIWAFRHTERNIAETGLNLLLEMLKNFQASEFCNQFYRTYFLSIEQEIFAVLTDTFHKPGFKLHVLVLQHLFCLVESGLLTEPLWDAATVPYPYPNNGMFVREYTIKLLSTSFPNMTAAEVSQFVNGLFDSRNDLSTFKNHIRDFLVQSKEFSAQDNKDLYAEEAALQRERERQRMLSIPGLIAPNEIQDEMLDS, encoded by the exons ATGTGGCTTCAAGTTGTGCACATCTTGCAGCAGACAAAGAGCCTTAATACCAAGTTTTTTGCCTTGCAG GTTCTTGAAGGTGTCATCAAGTATAGATGGAATGCCTTGCCTGTTGAGCAGCGAGATGGAATGAAAAATTACATTTCTGAAGTCATTGTACAG TTGTCAAGCAATGAGGCATCCTTTCGAGCAGAAAGGCTGTATGTCAACAAGCTGAATATCATATTGGTTCAG ATTCTAAAACATGATTGGCCAGCTAGATGGCGAAGCTTCATTCCTGATCTTGTTGCAGCAGCAAAAACTAGTGAAACAATATGTGAAAATTGCATGGCGATACTGAAA CTTCTAAGTGAAGAAGTTTTTGATTTCTCAAGGGGTGAAATGACTCAACAAAAGATCAAAGAGCTTAAACAATCTCTAAATAG TGAGTTTCAACTCATTCATGAGTTATGCTTATACGTATTATCAGCTTCGCAAAGAACAGAACTTATACGGGCTACACTGTCCACCTTACATGCGTTTCTTTCGTGGATTCCTCTGGGCTATATATTTGAATCAACTTTG CTGGAAACACTCCCAAAGTTTTTCCCTGTACCATCATACCGGAATCTTACCCTCCAATGCCTAACAGag GTTGCTGCCTTAAATTTTGGGGACTACTATAACGTGCAATATGTTAAGATGTACAATATATTTGTGGTCCAGTTGCAG ACTATTCTCCCACCCACTACAGACATCCCTGAGGCTTATGCACATGGAACCAGTGAGGAACAG GCATTCATTCAGAATTTGGCACTATTCTTCACTTCATTCTACAAG TTTCACATTCGGGTGCTAGAGACTGTGCAAGAAAATATTTCTGCACTGTTAGTGGGTCTGGAATACCTTATCAACATATCTTATGTGGATGATACAGAGGTCTTTAAG GTTTGCTTGGACTATTGGAACTCCTTGGTCTTGGAGCTGTTTGATGCAAATCATAACATGGATAATCCTGCTGTAACTGCAAACATGATGGGACTGCAG GTGCCTTTGCTTCCTGGCCTGGTCGATGGCCTTGGTGCCCAGCTTCTGCAACGAAGGCAACTTTATGCTGGTACAATGTCAAAGTTGAGAATGCTCATGATTTGCCGTATGGCTAAGCCTGAGGAGGTTTTGATAGTTGAGGATGAGAATGGCAATATCGTTCGAGAGACGATGAAAGATAATGATGTTCTTGTTCAGTATAAG ATTATGAGGGAGACATTGATCTATTTGTCTCACTTAGATCATGAGGATACTGAAAAGCAG ATGCTAAAGAAATTAAGTAAGCAATTGAGTGGTGAGGATTGGACTTGGAACAACTTGAACACATTATGTTGGGCAATAGGATCTATTTCTGGTTCCATGATGGAAGAACAG GAAAACAGGTTTCTGGTGATGGTCATTCGTGATTTGCTGAATTTGTGTGAAATCACTAAAGGGAAAGACAATAAAGCTGTTATTGCTAGTAACATTAT GTATGTGGTTGGACAATATCCAAGGTTTTTAAGGGCGCACTGGAAGTTCCTTAAAACTGTAGTTAATAAGTTGTTCGAATTCATGCATGAAACCCATCCAGGAGTTCAG GATATGGCCTGCGATACATTCTTGAAGATTGTTCAGAAATGCAAGCGAAAATTTGTGATTGTGCAG GTTGGAGAAAATGAACCATTTGTATCTGAACTTCTATCTGCTCTTGCAACCACCGTTGCTGATCTAGAGCCTCATCAGATTCATTCATTTTATGAATCA gttGGTCATATGATTCAAGCAGAATCTGACCCCCATAAGAGGAATGAATACTTGCAGAGACTGATGGAACTCCCCAACCAG AAATGGGGTGAAATTATTGGGCAGGCACGTCAAAGTGTCGACTTCCTTAAAGACCAGGATGTGATAAGAACTGTGTTGAACATATTGCAg ACAAATACTAGTGTTGCCAGTTCTCTTGGAACACACTTCTTATCTCAGATTTCTTTGATCTTCCTAGACATGCTCAATGTATACAG AATGTACAGCGAGCTTATATCAAGTAGTATTGCAGAAGGTGGACCGTATGCATCAAAAACATCCTATGTGAAACTTCTACG ATCTGTTAAGAGGGAGACTCTAAAGCTCATTGAAACATTTTTGGACAAGGCAGAAGATCAACCACAAATTGGGAAACAATTTGTGCCTCCAATGATGGATCCAGTTCTTGGTGACTATGCTAGGAATTTGCCTGATGCTAGAGAATCTGAAGTTCTTTCACTTTTTGCCACAATAATAAACAA GTATAAAGTTGCAATGATAGATGATGTTCCCCGTCTATTTGAAGCTGTTTTTCAGTGCACACTGGAG ATGATAACCAAAAATTTCGAAGATTACCCAGAACATCGCCTCAAATTCTTTTCACTGCTTCGTGCCATTGCTACTCATTGTTTTGCTGCACTTATACGGTTATCAAGTCAG CAATTAAAGCTTGTTATGGATTCAATCATTTGGGCATTCCGGCATACAGAGAGGAATATTGCAGAAACTGGTCTAAATCTTCTATTGGAGATGCTAAAAAACTTTCAG GCTTCTGAATTTTGCAACCAGTTCTACCGAACATACTTTTTGTCAATTGAGCAAGAAATATTTGCCGTCTTGACAGACACATTTCACAAACCTGGCTTCAAGTTGCATGTCTTGGTTTTGCAGCACCTGTTCTGCCTG GTTGAGAGTGGTTTGTTGACTGAGCCATTGTGGGATGCTGCTACGGTTCCATATCCATATCCAAACAATGGAATGTTTGTTCGTGAATACACGATAAAGCTTCTGAGTACATCATTCCCCAACATGACTGCTGCTGAG GTTTCTCAATTTGTGAATGGATTATTTGACTCGAGAAATGATTTGTCCACTTTTAAAAATCACATACGGGACTTCCTTGTGCAATCAAAAGAATTTTCAGCTCAG GACAATAAAGATCTCTATGCAGAAGAAGCTGCCCTACAGAGGGAAAGAGAGCGACAACGGATGCTTTCTATCCCAGGGCTTATTGCCCCAAATGAGATACAAGATGAGATGTTGGATTcgtag
- the LOC108466937 gene encoding anthocyanidin 3-O-glucosyltransferase UFGT-like, with translation MLTPNLVYSNYQCTAPPLPTWTGLWLYNNTVSCPYPSKLNLSRAAVMSKLVDTHVAVLAFPHGTHAAPLLAIINRLASASPKTLFSFFGTAQSNNSIFFSASQLTPPNVKAYNVDDGVPEGYVFVGKPQEDIELFMEAAPQNLRKAMELAVEETGRKVSCLVADAFFWFAKEIAVENGVPWVSFWTAGACSLSSHVYTDLIREKFGVGGIVGREDETLNFIPGMSKVRIRDLPEGIVFGNLESFFSRMLHRMGQVLPEATAVFLNSCEELDPDRTTDLKSKFKQYLNVGPFILATPPPSVPDPYGCLTWLDKQKAATVVYISFGSVVTPPPNELVALAEAVEASQVPFIWSLRDKSKVHLPNGFLERANGMVVPWAPQRDVLAHGAVGVFITHGGWNSLVESIAGGVPMIFRPFFGDHGVNGRMVEDVWEIGVIIESGVLTKNGIMRSLDLILAQEKGKKMRENLKEVVALAQISVGANGSSTKNFKKLLDLVCSQNHA, from the exons ATGCTAACCCCCAATCTTGTATATTCAAATTATCAGTGTACGGCACCACCTTTACCAACCTGGACGGGCCTATGGCTATATAATAACACAGTTTCCTGCCCTTACCCATCCAAACTCAACCTTTCCCGCGCAGCAGTGATGTCAAAACTTGTTGATACCCATGTTGCTGTTCTCGCATTCCCTCACGGCACCCACGCTGCTCCACTCCTCGCCATCATCAACCGGCTAGCCTCGGCGTCCccaaaaaccttgttttcatttttCGGCACTGCACAATCCAACAACTCTATCTTCTTCTCCGCATCCCAACTAACACCACCGAACGTTAAAGCTTATAACGTAGACGATGGAGTACCTGAAGGCTATGTTTTCGTGGGGAAGCCTCAGGAGGACATCGAGTTGTTCATGGAAGCTGCACCCCAGAATCTGAGGAAGGCAATGGAACTGGCAGTGGAAGAGACTGGGAGGAAAGTGAGCTGCTTGGTTGCTGATGCTTTCTTTTGGTTTGCCAAAGAGATAGCGGTGGAGAATGGTGTGCCTTGGGTATCCTTTTGGACTGCAGGGGCTTGCTCCCTCTCTTCCCATGTTTATACTGATTTAATAAGGGAAAAATTTGGTGTTGGAG GCATCGTTGGGCGAGAAGATGAAACCCTCAACTTCATTCCTGGAATGTCTAAAGTACGAATCCGTGACTTGCCTGAAGGAATTGTCTTTGGAAACTTGGAATCATTCTTCTCGCGCATGCTGCATCGAATGGGCCAAGTTCTACCAGAGGCAACTGCAGTCTTCCTAAACTCTTGTGAAGAACTAGACCCTGATAGGACAACTGATTTGAAATCCAAGTTCAAGCAATACCTGAATGTTGGACCTTTCATCCTTGCAACACCACCACCATCCGTTCCAGATCCATATGGTTGCCTGACATGGCTCGACAAGCAAAAAGCTGCAACAGTGGTGTATATCAGCTTTGGATCAGTTGTGACCCCACCTCCAAATGAACTTGTTGCGCTAGCAGAAGCAGTAGAGGCTAGCCAGGTTCCTTTTATATGGTCTCTTAGAGATAAATCAAAGGTACATCTGCCCAATGGGTTCCTAGAAAGGGCAAATGGTATGGTAGTTCCATGGGCTCCCCAGAGAGACGTGCTAGCCCATGGTGCTGTTGGGGTGTTCATAACTCATGGCGGTTGGAACTCACTAGTAGAGAGCATAGCAGGTGGGGTGCCAATGATTTTCAGGCCGTTTTTTGGGGATCACGGGGTGAATGGAAGAATGGTGGAGGATGTATGGGAAATTGGTGTGATTATTGAGAGTGGAGTTTTGACGAAGAATGGAATAATGAGGAGCTTGGATCTAATTTTGGCACaagaaaaagggaagaaaatgagagaaaattTGAAGGAAGTTGTTGCACTTGCACAAATATCAGTTGGAGCAAACGGAAGCTCCactaaaaatttcaagaaattgtTGGATTTGGTATGTAGCCAAAATCATGCCTAG